A region from the Ichthyobacterium seriolicida genome encodes:
- a CDS encoding DUF5018 domain-containing protein: MSVIIFSCDKKKVIEDDLNVCIDSFSLLDSENQGKKLESNIDCQINAEEHTISLTVPHTAELTGLKFNITPCEGVSISPASGEEVDFEVVIEESTEGASAESSTPKRYKKAFTLIKGDKSQEYTVYITKALASDCSISSFKLEKSKNDSKIFGNRDGDIVETTNTELSTITLHVSDAATLDGLTPTIVHTGASIVSGELTTDTSNNTTIVNYTVTNSDGKTKVYVVKYIKDLSSNNRISEFKFTKETNTNTGLLLTRSSIGDRTGDVTITDNSDGKTGIIVVKASTAATITSLIPTITKHASATISPDVANHDYSNSKVYTVTAEDGQTREYTVSVAKDLSNAKEISSFKFESSQNTEKSLGQNYEGTINNPSNGDGEVTITIAKIPASITDLNGLKPTIVTSDNTTVSPATEVAQDFTRGTAVVYTVTAQDGTIRNYNVTIPTLDARAEISAFKIKASDHTSAPNKVRMTGTEVSGNISSNVVGSNTIDIALDGEDDTTVNLKPEIALSAGASVNPASGVETAFAYGTPVTYTVTAENGSKKTYNVTVKSSNSKMKSFKFKSATGNNNSTGKIVQEVEGAISGNTVTVKVPHDAVLNALTPEVLGNNGSKVTIKGQDTDANTEQNFSSGSATYIVTAQDGNSTSEYTVTVEKNAVPQIETFKFTTASNNNKNLVNDITGIITDNDIVLKVPHNANLNGLTPTITPASDVTVYKGDTGSTITSTTSTDFSSSNTTPLQYSAVDDSTGGRKVYNVKVYKEPKINTFKFEKSKNTDNSGFQILQLNIVLRLLLKMGYQQMGQ, translated from the coding sequence TTGTCGGTAATTATTTTCTCTTGTGATAAAAAGAAAGTTATAGAAGACGATTTAAATGTATGTATAGATTCATTTTCCTTATTGGATTCTGAGAATCAGGGGAAAAAATTAGAGTCTAATATAGACTGTCAGATAAATGCTGAAGAGCATACTATATCATTAACAGTCCCTCATACTGCTGAATTAACTGGTTTAAAGTTTAATATAACCCCATGTGAAGGGGTTAGCATATCCCCTGCTAGTGGTGAAGAGGTTGATTTTGAAGTTGTTATAGAAGAATCTACTGAGGGAGCTTCTGCAGAAAGTTCCACTCCTAAACGTTATAAAAAGGCATTTACTTTAATAAAGGGTGATAAGTCTCAAGAGTATACTGTATATATAACAAAAGCTTTGGCTAGTGATTGTTCTATTAGTAGTTTTAAATTAGAGAAGTCTAAAAATGATAGTAAGATTTTTGGAAATAGAGATGGGGATATTGTTGAAACTACTAATACTGAGCTTTCTACTATAACATTACACGTATCTGATGCTGCTACTTTAGATGGTTTAACTCCTACAATAGTTCATACAGGGGCTAGTATTGTTTCAGGAGAGCTTACTACTGACACAAGTAATAATACGACTATAGTGAATTATACAGTTACCAATTCAGATGGAAAGACAAAGGTTTATGTAGTAAAATATATCAAAGACTTATCTTCTAATAATAGAATTTCTGAGTTTAAGTTTACAAAAGAGACTAATACCAATACAGGGCTATTATTAACTAGATCTTCTATTGGAGATAGAACAGGCGATGTTACAATTACTGACAATAGCGATGGTAAAACTGGAATTATAGTAGTAAAAGCATCTACTGCAGCAACTATAACGTCTTTAATCCCTACTATAACTAAGCATGCTAGTGCTACTATAAGTCCAGATGTTGCAAATCATGATTATAGCAATTCTAAGGTTTATACTGTAACAGCTGAGGATGGTCAAACAAGAGAGTATACAGTGTCTGTTGCTAAGGATTTGTCTAATGCTAAAGAGATAAGCAGTTTTAAATTTGAGAGTTCTCAAAATACTGAGAAATCTCTTGGTCAGAATTATGAAGGCACCATAAATAATCCTTCTAATGGAGATGGGGAAGTAACTATAACTATCGCAAAAATCCCAGCTAGTATTACAGATTTAAATGGTCTAAAGCCTACTATAGTAACTAGTGATAATACTACAGTAAGTCCAGCAACTGAAGTAGCACAAGACTTCACTCGTGGTACAGCTGTAGTATATACTGTAACAGCTCAAGATGGTACTATTAGAAATTATAATGTAACCATTCCTACATTGGATGCAAGAGCAGAGATAAGTGCTTTTAAAATTAAAGCTTCAGATCATACTAGTGCTCCTAATAAAGTTAGAATGACAGGAACTGAGGTTTCAGGAAATATATCAAGCAATGTAGTAGGTAGTAATACAATAGATATAGCATTAGATGGAGAAGATGATACTACTGTAAATCTAAAGCCTGAAATAGCATTATCTGCAGGGGCTTCAGTAAACCCGGCTTCTGGAGTAGAAACTGCCTTTGCTTACGGTACACCTGTAACGTATACTGTAACAGCCGAGAATGGTTCTAAAAAAACATATAATGTTACTGTAAAGTCTTCGAATTCTAAGATGAAGTCTTTTAAGTTTAAAAGTGCAACTGGAAATAATAATAGTACTGGAAAAATTGTTCAAGAGGTAGAAGGTGCTATAAGTGGTAATACTGTAACTGTAAAGGTTCCACATGATGCAGTTCTTAATGCTTTAACTCCTGAAGTATTAGGAAATAACGGATCTAAGGTTACCATAAAAGGGCAAGATACAGATGCTAATACAGAACAAAATTTTAGTAGCGGTTCTGCAACATATATTGTAACAGCTCAGGATGGGAACAGTACTTCTGAGTATACTGTAACTGTTGAAAAAAACGCTGTTCCTCAGATAGAAACATTTAAGTTTACGACTGCCTCTAACAATAATAAAAATCTTGTAAATGATATTACAGGTATTATTACAGATAACGATATAGTTCTTAAAGTTCCTCATAACGCAAATTTAAATGGGTTAACTCCAACTATTACACCTGCTTCTGACGTTACAGTATACAAAGGAGATACAGGTTCTACTATTACATCTACTACTTCCACTGATTTCAGCTCTTCCAATACTACTCCTCTACAATATAGCGCAGTAGATGATTCTACTGGGGGAAGAAAGGTTTATAATGTAAAGGTTTATAAAGAACCAAAAATAAATACGTTTAAGTTTGAGAAGAGTAAAAATACAGATAATAGTGGTTTCCAGATACTCCAATTGAATATAGTGCTTCGTCTATTACTCAAAATGGGATATCAGCAAATGGGACAATAG